From Carassius auratus strain Wakin chromosome 22, ASM336829v1, whole genome shotgun sequence, a single genomic window includes:
- the LOC113040755 gene encoding uncharacterized protein LOC113040755, translating into MAALFGEYMLKTKFTFTLFTVFALLLNGASDVATELVSVFVMKGDSVTLHTNITMNRRERFKWYFIDDLIAQINEDLRYICTDVQCNREDERFRDRLKLDHQSGDLMIANISTSDTGVYRLQTFRSRHTGNTFNVDVNGVSAEVKRKSVKEGESLSLDTPGVKNPDDVITWCFNDSLIAETTGDQIHICTDVQCEERFRDRLELDHQTGSLTITDTRSTDSGDYQLKIRSSRNHYTVTSFKSFTVSVTDSGVSSAVKAVIYLAVVLLIAAAVVVGVIFYFFRSSMKDEKSLQDRRGSQPDQCEDTDALFPFQ; encoded by the exons ATGGCGGCTCTGTTTGGAGAATACATGCTGAAAACAAAGTTTACTTTTACCTTGTTTACAGTATTTGCTTTACTTCTGAACG GTGCATCTGATGTGGCCACAGAACTCGTGTCAGTGTTTGTGATGAAGGGAGACTCCGTCACTCTTCACACTAATATCACCATGAACCGTCGAGAAAGATTTAAATGGTATTTCATTGACGATCTCATCGCTCAAATCAATGAAGATCTCCGTTATATCtgcacagatgttcagtgtaatagAGAAgacgagagattcagagacagactgaagctggatcatcaatCTGGTGATCTTATGATCGCAAACATCAGCACTTCAGATACTGGAGTGTATCGACTACAGACCTTCAGAAGCAGACACACTGGAAACACTTTCAATGTTGATGTTAATG gtgtttctgcTGAAGTGAAGAgaaagtcagtgaaggagggagaatctcTCTCTCTAGACACTCCTGGAGTAAAAAACCCAGATGATGTGATCACGTGGTGCTTTAATGACTCTCTCATCGCTGAAACCACTGGAGATCAGATTCACATCTGTACAGATGTCCAGTGtgaagagagattcagagacagactggagctggatcatcagactggatctctgaccatcacagacaccagatccacagactctggagattaTCAACTAAAGATCAGATCAAGCAGAAACCATTACACCGTCACCAGCTTTAAGAGCTTCACTGTGTCTGTGACTG ATTCAGGTGTGTCTTCAGCTGTTAAAGCAGTGATATATCTGGCTGTAGTTCTGCTGATAGCTGCAGCTGTTGTTGTTGGAGTCATTTTCTATTTCTTCAGGAGCTCCATGAAGG ATGAAAAGAGCCTTCAAGATCGGAGAGGATCCCAACCGGATCAGTGTGAAGACACCGATGCCTTATTCCCATTTCAGTGA